One genomic region from Thermococcus sp. encodes:
- a CDS encoding TIGR00341 family protein yields MLRLEVNCGVDEGDTIGKVLERWGVQFYSEEIIGNGKSVLRFTALVPDFVINDLADELMKVIDLRKGHSSVVWFPVSGKSVKYSSSAKSLAKYRRRWSAADVEGLIEHANSSTEIDPIQLTFGAIASIIALFGLITNSVVMIISTMLLSPILGPLYGFSLNVVMGRGKGALNAVFSILKLLGVILLSATLTALLLKAAGTMPGPTHEILPRGHSGIVYILIAIVLGYAGIVAIVSRIPEILAGVSIAAALVPPTAVVGISLVMGWWRFLGVR; encoded by the coding sequence ATGCTCCGTTTAGAGGTCAACTGCGGCGTTGATGAAGGTGATACGATTGGGAAAGTCCTGGAGAGATGGGGCGTTCAGTTCTACTCCGAGGAAATAATTGGTAATGGAAAGTCCGTTCTCCGCTTTACGGCTCTTGTCCCGGACTTCGTTATAAACGACCTTGCGGATGAGCTTATGAAGGTGATAGACCTCAGGAAAGGTCACTCCTCCGTTGTGTGGTTCCCGGTTAGCGGCAAGTCCGTGAAGTACTCTAGCTCCGCCAAGTCCCTGGCCAAGTACAGACGCCGCTGGAGCGCCGCCGACGTTGAGGGCCTGATAGAGCATGCAAACTCCTCCACTGAGATTGACCCAATTCAACTCACCTTCGGGGCCATTGCGTCGATCATAGCGCTCTTCGGCCTGATTACAAACAGCGTGGTCATGATAATCTCCACGATGCTTCTCTCCCCAATATTGGGGCCTCTCTACGGCTTTTCCCTCAACGTGGTTATGGGCAGGGGTAAGGGCGCCCTTAACGCGGTTTTCTCAATTCTTAAGCTCCTAGGGGTTATCCTCCTCTCGGCTACACTCACCGCCCTTCTTCTCAAGGCCGCCGGAACCATGCCTGGGCCGACCCATGAGATACTGCCCCGCGGCCACTCCGGCATCGTCTACATCCTCATCGCCATCGTCCTCGGCTACGCGGGCATAGTGGCAATAGTGAGTAGAATCCCCGAGATACTGGCCGGCGTTTCGATAGCGGCCGCCCTCGTTCCCCCAACGGCGGTCGTTGGGATCTCTCTCGTGATGGGTTGGTGGCGGTTCTTAGGGG